GTTCCCGACGCCGTCCAAGGTAGCATACGGAGCGCCCGTCGGTCTGGCGCAGCTAACGGAGGTAAGACAGCAGGTCCGACTGCCAATCTTGGGCATTGGAGGAATCACTACCTTGAATGCGGCTTCCATGATGGCGGCTGGAGCCGATGGGGTAGCTGTAATCTCTACCGTTATGGCGGCTGACGATCCGGCCGTCGCGGTTTCCACCCTGCTTCATGTCGTTCGCTCTGTCGCCAGGAGTGTGGCGGAACGCTAGGTCCTGTCCATGTGGATTGTGATTGATGGCTATAATCTGATCCGTCGCTCCCCTCGGCTTTCCCCCCTTGATCGCCGCGATCTGGAAGAGGGTCGGAACGCGCTCCTGGCAACATTAGCCGCCTACCGACGCCTCAAGGGTCACCGGATCACTGTAGTTTTCGACGGGTGGGAACGGGGCGGACTCCGGGAGCAGGTGAGCCTCACCGCCGGCCTGCAGGTGGTCTTCACGCGCCGCGGAGAGCGGGCCGACCAGGCCATCCTGCGATTTGTTGAGAAGGCTCCATCAGGAGCGGTCGCGGTCACCTCAGATCGAGCGTTAGCCGATGACGTCGCGCGAACCGGCGCCTTGGTCCTCTCTGCCGAAGTGTTTCACGAGCGCCTG
This genomic stretch from Candidatus Methylomirabilota bacterium harbors:
- a CDS encoding NYN domain-containing protein, coding for MWIVIDGYNLIRRSPRLSPLDRRDLEEGRNALLATLAAYRRLKGHRITVVFDGWERGGLREQVSLTAGLQVVFTRRGERADQAILRFVEKAPSGAVAVTSDRALADDVARTGALVLSAEVFHERLDRALREGDGGEFQKDDEDDDSGFESPEPRRLKGPARRPSKQAKRRITTLKRL